The Corylus avellana chromosome ca11, CavTom2PMs-1.0 genome contains the following window.
TTGATTGCTTAATCTGTTAATATGTATTCCCTATAATCGGTATGTTTTCTCGCTTCCTAGGTGCTTCCGCGAATGTGAGTGCAGTACACTTGTCAAACTATGTATGCAAAATTGTTTAAGTGGTTCTACATTCTAAACTAATAGGAACTTGAGTAGATGAAACCAGTGATGTGAGTtgattagtttttcttttcctcagaGCATAGCCAATCTTTCTTGGGATCTTGTCctttattattagatttaatCAATACCACAAGTTCGCTACTTTGGAGGAAAATATCAGTTTTAGCAGAATCGTTGAAGTCATGGAGTTTATTTTGAGCTTCTATGCATTTTCTATATTTGTAAAGGGTTTCCAATTATTTCTTGGGCATATACTTCTTGGAATGTTGAGCTTTTAGTTGCAGAGTACGTTTATTAGGAAAACATTTCTCATTTCATCATGGAAGTAAGCATCTATATCTTGAAGATGGTCCTTATTCTAAAGAGCATCCCATGCAAATATGTCTATGCAGAGTTCTGAAGATGAAGTTTTGTTAAGAAAAGTCCTCTATGATGCTGTCATATTGGTAGAGTATTCTTTTCTAAGTCCTGAGAGAGCAATTTATGTACCTGCTGAGCGCATGAAATGTCTTGCCATGGTGAGATTGATTATTACACATGAGGCTGTAGAATTTTTCAGGTACTAAAGAATGAGTGATGTTGAAATTCTAATGAAACCTCAAGTGCAAAAGTCTCATCCAATATTGGCCTTGCTGCAGGAAATTTGGGGATCAGATGAGAGCTATCTCTTACGTAAAGGCCTTCGCCGGTTCACATTTACCTTCCCAAATTATTAAATGGGTCACCGGCCAGATTGGGTTGTCGGAAAAAGCGAATCTATCAAATGGATCTTCACCTAAAGCTCTTATTAGTGAGTAGCTCTAATATTCTTTTGGTCCCTGGTATTCACAACAAATGCACTCTATAGTTATGACCAACTtgtaaatcaaaattttaattttgaatgatCTCATTCTCCAGAGTGGCTACTAAACCTTGAGGATCGAGGAATAAGAGTACTTGATGATAGCATTTCAAAATGGCGTACCAAATTAGTTCTTGATATTTCCAAAGCAGACTTTGAACAGCCTTCATCTAAGTTGGAGGGCAAAAAAGTGGATGATGATATTCTCTTTTACATTGATAATAAGGGGGAAGATGAAGATGCAGATGAGGATAAGATGAACGAATCAATGAGCACTGCATTTGTAGCTGCTGCCCACACAATGAAGTCAACGGAAAATGGTGGAAGAAAACGGACAGTAGGGAGAAGTGGTGAacagaagaaaatcaaatttgTCAAGTATGACCTCTCTCAAAATTCTGATTCAGCCAGACCAAGGCCTTCATTTTTCAGTAATGATGGTTTCAGTAGTGAGAGTGAAGTTGAGAATCCACTCTCCGATGAGGATACAGGAACGAAGTAGGAAAGTTGTGAAGAAGGCCTCAATCATGCTATTTCTAGCAACTTCGCTTTTTTTTTGTGCTCCCTTACATTTCTCAATGCGTATTTATAAGAACGCAACCAATTTCATGATGAAAGTATGTGTAACCATTCTGTTTGGTTAGGCAGATGAGGTTTCTGGAGATGCCGATGAGAACCCGAGGAGCTGCCTTAGAGCACTCATTGTGGTTGTTGTATTTTAGGGTTGCAtgtaaaatggctaatcaaaagcttaaaaaatgtGTCCATCTGATTCTCTAAACCAAATGCGTTTTGTATTTAACTTAAGAGAAATACTAGtggtaccaaatcttttaccaagggtttggcaaaaaaaataaaaaaaaatcttttagcAAGGGATGGGTACCAAAATAATATGAAACTTATTCATTGGAAagtatataaataattaattgagaAAAATGCTATGGAGTACCAATGAAGAAGCTCTACATTATTTCGGCACTCTTAGCATTTCTCGTTGTATTTCAtgtgtttttctctctttattatttgtatctttttttttttttttttttggtgtttgggttaaaaaaaataaaaataaataatatttaaatgttatAGAAAAAGAATCGATAATCAAATAAGAAATGTATTTGAAAAGAACattacttaaaattaaatataaaaaaaaattgtttttttagcaattttagataaaaataaataaaaatttagagaatcCATCGTCAATGCAATGAGCATATTAGGTTGCAGGATATCTGTTAAATGCAAATATATGGGTCCTGTGCCCCTGGTGTGGAAAACAATGGGCAAAAGCACATCTTGTCACAGCACGTAGCCATGCATGTATCAAGCATCCATGTTTATAGTTATCAACCATATTAAAAtaccttaaaataaaaaatacaatgctAACCTTGgttctgaaaacaaaatttgcGTTAAAAGAATCCAAAACATCAGCATCAGCCTACCCAAATATCATATAGAATGACAGCAACGATGGGGAAGAACATctcaaacccaaaaataaaaggaaaaatagggCTAAGaaaatacatcattttttttttaacaagtaattgaaatatcattaaaaagcgcaaaagGCGCAATCCAATACAcagaaaatatacaagaaaaacacttaaatagaaaaagaaaaagaaaatcataaaaacCAAGCTCTACCTAGTGATAAAGagtattgaaaaagaaagaatttgttcCACCAGAGTCCTTCTCCAGTTTTCAAAactcttattatttatttccttccaaagacaccacaaaaggcaggACAATACCATCTTCCACTCTGGTGCACTCTGAGGACTACCACTCAACCTTCTCCAACAAGTAAAAAGGTGTATCACTTGATTAAGCATAAAGCAAGATAGTCTAACATAACTGAAAATAGCACTTCATAAGGCACTAGCAATCACACAGTGGAGAAAAAAGATTATCTACAGACTCCTTACAccttttacacatacaacaccaatcaatTACCATGACATGCTGCTTCTTTAGGTTATCAATTGTGAGGATCTTCCTTATggcggccgaccaagcaaagaagAGCTCTCATGATGACCTTATTCCGTCAAATGCTCTTCCAAAGAAAGGGAATACTATCATGAGGGACAAGAATGTTATATAACGATCTAATGTCGAACATCCATCTCTTCGAATGGGCCCAGCAAAGCTTGTTTACCTCCCCATCTCACTCTAAAGgagtacaacaaattgaagaattaAGCAAAGACATTCACCCCCAATTGTGAGCCACTCTAATAAAGCTTATATTCTATTGATGGGAGCCACTAGATAACTCAATAATCCGCTATGGAAGCATCTTTAATGCGAGCTATGCTATACAAATCCGGTAAAGCTTTCTTGAGGGCCATCTCTCCACACCATTTATCAGGACCGGAGGCATTGGTACCTTTCAAATTGCTCCCATCAAGCCAATGGAAAGACCGTCTCTACAAAGACAAGTCATCCCATAGGCAACTTGCACCAAGGCGGGCAATATCATATTACCTTTGAAAAATTGTACCAATCAAATTCTGGACAGGACATACCTGCACATAATGGTACCACATCACTTGCAAGATTCACATGCAGCTTTCAAGCTTCAAATGGCAAAGAAGCCAGACAGTTTTCAGTTCAGTCGGCACAACAATGGTTTCTTCTTGAAATAAACAGCAGTTTGTAATAAGTTGTCAGAGTGTGCTGTCTTCCCTCTCCGTTCATCTTACCCATCCATTACACGTCAACTGTTGGAGGCTGTATAATAAGAGTGAGCTTCTGTTTAGTCCAGCAAATAATACAACTCAATCTTCAATGCACATGGTTCATAGAACATTAAGTAGACAAAGATTTGGTAACGCATATCTTTACTTCTAAGAAAATGCAAATATATTAGACCTGTGCCCCTGTTCCCAAAAAAATGTATGTATCATGCATGGATATGTATGCTTAACAaccacttattaaaaaaaaatgtatgcttAACAACCAGATTAAATTACCTTAACATGAAAAATACAGTGCTAACCTTGATTCTGAGAACAAAATTTGCATCAAAAGAATCCAAAACAGCAGCATCAGCCTGCACGATATCATATAGAATAACTGCAACAAACGGAAAGAACGTatcaaacccaaaaagaaaaaagaacggACAAGAATTTTAGATTGTAAAGGCATTCCGACTTCTATAAAACTGGAGGCATTTGTATCTTTCAATTTGCTCCCATCAATCAAATGGAATGGCTGTCCCTACAAGGACAGGTCATTCTCATAAGGAACTTGCACAGAGGGAGCAACTATAGTGGCATTGCAATATTCTACTTCAATTAGCCTAGGAGCTCCAAAAACCTGGATGGAGTATGTGGACATTATTGACTATCAAACACTAAAAGTTTACACGGATACTAATAATAACCCTTGTGTAGTGTATGCATGTGGAcctatttctctctttttttccttttgtgtgtgtgttggggggGGGGGCTGCTTACAAACATTTAATGACATGGGATATTAATTCATGAAGGAAAATACCTGGATTCTCagtttttaagtgttttttttgcCCTGGGTACTAGCACTTAGGGCATGGTTACTCCAAAACCAAGGATTAGAGTTTAATTTCAGCACGGGTCAACTTGCTAAACACCTCTGGAGCCAAACAAATCACCAATAATCCTGACAGGAGCAGGTGCCACACTTAAAGTGGTGGAACTGATTAATGTCACGAACAACTATTTCCCGATTGGTGATGTCTGAGATGAGCTTCATAACATCATGGCAGTCTTCACAGATGCGTAGGTTCTTGAAAATTCTAATCGTTTTTACAGGGTTGGGACTTATAAGGGCAAAAGCAAGAGCCAACCTTTCACTATGATGATTAAGATGTTCCTTTTTCTCTCTGTCAGTGACATTATGAAGCACACGTTCTGTTTTTGGGACATAACCTACTGATAATAGTTTTTGGCCAAGCTCCtctaattttaaatgaatatccctgatttttggaTGCGAAACATCTTGAGACACAAAGATGTGGATTTGACCATTGATCTCTACCCAGCTACATCCAGGTTCCTTCTTAACACCCCGACTGGACATCAATGACCTGACCTTTTTGACATCATCCCACCTACCTTTGGCTGCAAAAATATTGGACAGCAATATATAAGTGGAGTCAATCTCAGGTTTAAGCTCAAAAAGTTTATCTGCGGCTCTTTCACCAAACTCCACATTTCCATGCATTTTGCAAGCCCCGAGAACAGTCTCCCAAATCAATGCGTGTGGTGTTAGCTTCATCTTCTTGATGAAGAGTTCGATTTCATCAAATTTTCCAGCTCGACCAAGAATATCAACCATGCAAGCATAATGCTCAACTGTAGGAGTAATCCCAAATACTTCGCTCAGTGAGTTGAACTGTTTTTTCCCTTCTTCAACTAAACCCATGTGGCTACATGCAGAAAGAACACCTAAGAAGGTAACCGAATCTGGCATGGTGCCTTCATCTAACATTTTCCAAAAGGTTTCAAGAGCTTTCTGTCCTTGTCCATGTTGTGAGTATACACATATCATTGTGTTCCATGCAACAGTATCCCGAAAAACAAAGCCCTGAAAAATAGCCTCAGCATCTTCTAAGCACCCACATTTTGCATACATATCAACAAGTGCACTAGAAACAAAAATGTCACCAAACTGCCCACCCTTAATTGCCAAAGAATGAAGTTGCTGCCCAGTTTCCATGGCAGCTATTCGGGAGCAACCACCTAAACAGCTGGCAAGAGTAAACTCATTGGGCTTTACACCTTCCTGTTGCATCAAACTAAAGCGCTTAACAGCCTTCTCTGCTTCATCAGTTTGTGCATAACCAGTGATGATGACAGTCCAAGTAAAGAGGTCTCGATTAATCAACCTATTGAAAACGGCATCTGCATCTTCCAAGCACTTGGTTTTGGCGTACAAGTCAACAAGAGCTGTCCCAACAAAATCATTACCATCAATGCTGTTTTTTATGATATGGGTGTGTACTTGCTTTCCAAATCCTAGATCACACAGGCTAGAACAAGACCTTAAAACACTGACATACGTGTACATGTTCGGCATGAAACCTTCCACCAGCATTTGATAGAAGATTCTTGGTCCTAGATTGCAGAATTTGTAGCCATGGCAACCAGATAAAAGGGCATTCCATGAAACCAAAACATGATCTGTCATTGCCTCAAACACCCGGGCACCACCTTGTAGACATCCATTTTTCATGTACATAGTAATTAAGGCATTGCTGACTGAAATATCGCTTTCAAACCCATACTTGCATATACAAGCATGGATGCTTTCACCATATTGAAGGAATCCCAAACCAGTGGCAGCGCTAACAACACTTGCAAAGCTAAATTGATTTGGTGGGACACCTGCATATCTCATTAACAAAAATAGCTGGGCGGCATCTCGGCTATGACCTTGCTGATCAAGGCAAGTGATCATTGCACTCCAGGCTACTACATCAGGATTTTTGATCATATTAAATACTTTTAGTGCATCATATGCCAGCCCACACTTAGAGTACATATCCACAAGACTACAACCCAAAAACTCATCTAGTTCACACCCCATTTTGATTGCCACAGAATGCACAGCCTGGCCTTCTCTCAAACTCCCTGAGGTCGCACAACCCTTAAGGACAGTAGACAAGGTGAACTTGCTAAACTTCATTTCTGATTCTCTCATTCTACAAAACAGATTCAATACTTCTTTCCAACCACCCACCTGGGCATAACCATTAAGCAAGGCATTCCATGAGACACCATTTTGCTCAGGCATGCAAAAGAACACTCTTTCCGCAAGTTCCATCTCACCACATTTGGCATAAAGATCAACAAGAGTAGACCCAACAAACAAATCCAAGAAGCACCCAACTTTGATTGCTTCTGCGTGCACCTGCGTCCCAAACTTCAAATCCATTGACATAACACAAGCTTTCAACACGGAAGCCAACGTGAACTCATTAGGCCTTACACCTTCCCTCTTCATCTCACAAAACAAATTAACACCTTCACTACCTAATCCTTCGGCCACAACCCCTTGTATCAGTGCAGTCCAAGACACAACATCCTGTTCAGGCATCTCATCAAGCACTCGGCGCGCATACACGGGACTCCCACATTTTGCATAAGCATTGACCAAAGAAACCCACAAATGAGAGTCCGGGTCTATCCCATTCTTGATCACCTGCCCATGAATGGCCATTCCCTCATTCAAAGACCCTTTCGAAGCACAAGTACGCAGCATCCCAGAATAACGTCTTAACCGTTCCTTACTATCCAAACTCAAAGGTCTACTTCTTACATTCTTTTCAATCTTCTCCCTCGACAAGACTGAATTAGCCCAATCACGAACCGTTTCCTTTCTGGGTTTTCTATGAAACCTTTCATGAAAATGACTCGGCGAGTTTCGGGTAGCGGAGGAATCCGAATCACTGGTGGGGTTCGATTCTACAACATCTAAAGCAGCAGAAGACGAAGAATTCAATCTAACAGAAACCAACGGTGACTTCGAACTGGTACGAAGCTTATTGGGGAACTGAAATCGAAAACCAGGCGGTGGGCTACGCA
Protein-coding sequences here:
- the LOC132166694 gene encoding pentatricopeptide repeat-containing protein At2g03880, mitochondrial-like; this translates as MRLMIKNCFRAEAWRSNLMECDLIALKMRSPPPGFRFQFPNKLRTSSKSPLVSVRLNSSSSAALDVVESNPTSDSDSSATRNSPSHFHERFHRKPRKETVRDWANSVLSREKIEKNVRSRPLSLDSKERLRRYSGMLRTCASKGSLNEGMAIHGQVIKNGIDPDSHLWVSLVNAYAKCGSPVYARRVLDEMPEQDVVSWTALIQGVVAEGLGSEGVNLFCEMKREGVRPNEFTLASVLKACVMSMDLKFGTQVHAEAIKVGCFLDLFVGSTLVDLYAKCGEMELAERVFFCMPEQNGVSWNALLNGYAQVGGWKEVLNLFCRMRESEMKFSKFTLSTVLKGCATSGSLREGQAVHSVAIKMGCELDEFLGCSLVDMYSKCGLAYDALKVFNMIKNPDVVAWSAMITCLDQQGHSRDAAQLFLLMRYAGVPPNQFSFASVVSAATGLGFLQYGESIHACICKYGFESDISVSNALITMYMKNGCLQGGARVFEAMTDHVLVSWNALLSGCHGYKFCNLGPRIFYQMLVEGFMPNMYTYVSVLRSCSSLCDLGFGKQVHTHIIKNSIDGNDFVGTALVDLYAKTKCLEDADAVFNRLINRDLFTWTVIITGYAQTDEAEKAVKRFSLMQQEGVKPNEFTLASCLGGCSRIAAMETGQQLHSLAIKGGQFGDIFVSSALVDMYAKCGCLEDAEAIFQGFVFRDTVAWNTMICVYSQHGQGQKALETFWKMLDEGTMPDSVTFLGVLSACSHMGLVEEGKKQFNSLSEVFGITPTVEHYACMVDILGRAGKFDEIELFIKKMKLTPHALIWETVLGACKMHGNVEFGERAADKLFELKPEIDSTYILLSNIFAAKGRWDDVKKVRSLMSSRGVKKEPGCSWVEINGQIHIFVSQDVSHPKIRDIHLKLEELGQKLLSVGYVPKTERVLHNVTDREKKEHLNHHSERLALAFALISPNPVKTIRIFKNLRICEDCHDVMKLISDITNREIVVRDINQFHHFKCGTCSCQDYW